A region from the Medicago truncatula cultivar Jemalong A17 chromosome 6, MtrunA17r5.0-ANR, whole genome shotgun sequence genome encodes:
- the LOC25497189 gene encoding carboxylesterase 1: MFLKSTMSLFSFSVTFAFTLTFLLMLNSTTPQTQSPKPCNDPYKQLNLILNPNGTITRLNKPPDTPPSLDPTLPVLSKDLIINQSKGTWARIYLPHKVLDHTSNKLPLVVFFHGGGFILLSAASTMFHNFCLNMAKDVEVVVASIEYRLAPEHRLPAAYDDAVEALHWIKANLSDDWLRNHVDYSNVFLMGSSAGGNIAYNTGLRVAKAEDEISKMIKGLILIQPFFSGIHRTHSEVRLANESHLLLCNNDMLWELSLPVGVNRDYEYCNPTVGDSVLGLENIRRLGWCVLVTDCDGDPVVDRSIGLVRLMEEKRVKVVGHFTKGDYHGVQDNEPLKAKELFVVIKKFVSSLPNHTM, from the coding sequence ATGTTTCTGAAATCAACCATGTCCCTCTTTTCATTTTCAGTTACATTTGCATTCACCTTAACATTCCTCTTAATGTTAAACTCAACAACACCCCAAACACAATCACCAAAACCATGCAATGATCCATACAAACAACTAAACCTTATCCTTAATCCAAATGGCACAATCACACGCCTAAACAAACCTCCAGACACCCCTCCCTCACTAGATCCCACACTCCCCGTTCTCTCCAAAGATCTCatcatcaaccaatcaaaaggCACCTGGGCTAGGATCTACCTACCCCACAAAGTATTGGATCATACCTCCAACAAACTTCCCCTTGTGGTTTTTTTCCATGGTGGTGGATTCATTTTACTAAGTGCAGCATCAACCATGTTTCATAATTTTTGCCTCAACATGGCAAAAGATGTCGAAGTGGTTGTTGCGTCTATAGAGTATCGTCTTGCACCGGAACATAGACTTCCAGCTGCATATGATGATGCAGTGGAAGCTCTGCACTGGATCAAAGCTAATCTGTCAGATGACTGGTTGAGAAACCATGTTGATTATTCTAATGTTTTTCTCATGGGTAGTAGTGCAGGTGGAAATATCGCATACAACACGGGTCTACGTGTAGCCAAAGCAGAAGATGAAATATCCAAGATGATCAAAGGGCTTATATTGATTCAACCTTTTTTTAGTGGAATTCATAGGACACATTCAGAGGTTAGGCTTGCTAATGAGTCTCATTTGTTATTGTGTAACAATGATATGTTGTGGGAGTTATCATTACCCGTTGGAGTTAACCGTGATTATGAGTATTGTAATCCAACGGTGGGAGATAGTGTTTTGGGATTGGAAAATATTAGAAGACTTGGGTGGTGTGTGTTGGTGACTGATTGTGATGGTGATCCAGTTGTGGATCGTTCTATTGGGTTAGTGAGATTGATGGAGGAAAAGAGAGTGAAAGTTGTGGGACATTTTACAAAAGGAGATTATCATGGTGTTCAAGATAACGAGCCTTTGAAAGCTAAGGAACTCTTTGTGGTAATTAAAAAGTTTGTATCTTCTTTGCCTAATCATACTATGTAA